GTCGACAACGCTGTACTCGCCGCTCGTCACGTCGAAGGAGAGGAGGGTGGACGCTCCGGGCTGGGCCTGCGACTtggggccggcgccggcgccgtcgAGGAAGCGGTCGTCGATGACCCAGTACACCGTGCTGCCGACGGACGCGGGGGGCGTGCCGTAGATCGGGCACGGCGGATCACGGGCGGCAGGGCGCCACGAGGGCGGGCCCTGGCCCTGCCCCAGCGCGAGGACCTCGACGCCGATGCTGTACGCCCCGGCCTGGACGTCGTGGACGCGGTAGTAGTAGCGGACCGCCTTGAGCGCGCGCGCGGCCGCGTCGTAGCAGAAGCCGAGGCGGTCGATGCCGGCGCCGCTGCAGCTGGGCGCGCCGCGCGGGAGCCGCGCCGACTCGCCGGTGGCCGGGTTCCACGCGAGCAGCTCCGCGGCGCTGCAGACGAGGAGGACGCCGTCGCAGTGCACGATGCTGCGGTCGAAGCTCCGCGGGGAGCGGAGCTGGACCCGTGACACGGGCCCGCCGCACTCGCCGGACTCACGGTACCGGTATATCTTGAGGAATGGGCCCGACCCGGGGCTGCACGGCGAGACCACGGGCATCTCCGCCCGCCAGCGCTGCAGGTGCGCGCGGGCGAAGGCGGGGTCGCGGCCGACCGTGGCGCTCCAGGCTCTGCATACGTGGCGAAACCGGAGGACATCGTCGGTGGGCAGCCTCTCCAGAATATCGAGAACGACGGCATCGGGAAGTGACAGCGCCGCCGCTGTCTCGTCAGTACagatcttcctcttcttcttggGTGGATTAGCATCCATTGTTGTGACTACAAACTGCTCTCGGCAATTTAGATAGAACATGTAAATGTAGGATGCGACTACGTCACTGAGCGTGGTCACCCCCTCCCGTTTCTGGTAAGGCCGCTCTGTGCAAAACTACGGGAGTGCGAAATATTTCTATGCGTTGATTTGAGCCCGGTGAGGGTATATATAAACGGAAGTAGAGAAGAGGGAACGAGAAAGACTCGGAGTAGGACTACAAGAAAATCTCTCTATATAATCTACGCCGTTGTAGGAATTGGTGTAGATGTCGACCCCAGAAATTCGCACTCCCGTGATCCGAGACACGCGCGTAAGTGGTTGCCGTCGCCTTGATGCATGCAGAAAAACTCGAACCGGATGAGGCATTGTAGCTAGCATGGGGCCGCCTTTTAACAGGTGCctgaaaaaaaatgttttcatCAGTCATTTTATTTCCTGACAATCAGATC
The sequence above is a segment of the Aegilops tauschii subsp. strangulata cultivar AL8/78 chromosome 6, Aet v6.0, whole genome shotgun sequence genome. Coding sequences within it:
- the LOC109779491 gene encoding putative F-box protein At3g10430, encoding MDANPPKKKRKICTDETAAALSLPDAVVLDILERLPTDDVLRFRHVCRAWSATVGRDPAFARAHLQRWRAEMPVVSPCSPGSGPFLKIYRYRESGECGGPVSRVQLRSPRSFDRSIVHCDGVLLVCSAAELLAWNPATGESARLPRGAPSCSGAGIDRLGFCYDAAARALKAVRYYYRVHDVQAGAYSIGVEVLALGQGQGPPSWRPAARDPPCPIYGTPPASVGSTVYWVIDDRFLDGAGAGPKSQAQPGASTLLSFDVTSGEYSVVDGPPCRWRCQDVALGNVGGALCVVATWKSLLGTVWLRTAAGTWTQVLGLDTEYILARVVPVGMCASTGEMLLLAGRSMHHCCIAGTGKARVVVDVRGQLKNCGRNSARSGVIAKTLVFMYTPSLIKIAG